One genomic window of Campylobacter fetus subsp. fetus includes the following:
- a CDS encoding LutB/LldF family L-lactate oxidation iron-sulfur protein: protein MNAHEDIIIQKLADKQMRANLDSAMHTLQTNRAKLINANFKDWQGLRQKGKFVKQKALNTLGERLIEFEKNATDNGFKIHWASTAEEACEIIYNLMVDKGIDTILKGKSMASEEIHLNHYLEDRGMKPFETDLGEVIIQLIGEPPVHIVVPAIHKNRYEIGEIFHEKWGAKKESEPEKLNAIARQKMREEFKTLKMGLSGVNFALSKEGAIWLIENEGNGRMCTTMPDILVSICGIEKVVESIEDAATTDTLLSPSATGQFITNYNNIISGPRRDGELDGPRECHIILLDNNRTNMLAHEEYSEALRCIRCGACMNFCPVYDKIGGHSYRAVYPGPIGEVISPQIFGMDNYGDIVSLCSLCGRCSEVCPVEIPLADLIRKLRRDKIGEGKNPPMGTSNLEKNRAEQIAFKGYSAMATNGFIWRTAMKSAGIFSSILQNGRWMPVISNWLNYKDLPDFKYDLHKEIKQIQGVRYE from the coding sequence ATGAACGCACATGAAGATATAATCATACAAAAGCTAGCCGATAAGCAGATGAGAGCGAATCTAGACTCTGCAATGCATACTCTTCAAACAAATAGAGCAAAACTGATAAATGCGAATTTCAAAGACTGGCAAGGTCTTAGACAAAAAGGTAAATTTGTAAAACAAAAAGCTTTAAATACTTTGGGCGAAAGACTCATTGAATTCGAGAAAAATGCTACTGACAATGGATTTAAAATCCACTGGGCATCTACGGCGGAAGAAGCTTGCGAAATCATATATAATCTGATGGTAGATAAAGGTATAGATACTATTTTAAAAGGTAAATCCATGGCTAGTGAGGAGATTCATTTAAATCACTACTTAGAAGATAGAGGAATGAAACCTTTTGAAACCGACCTTGGAGAAGTTATAATACAGCTTATCGGAGAACCTCCTGTTCATATAGTTGTTCCAGCTATCCATAAAAATCGTTATGAAATAGGTGAAATATTTCATGAGAAATGGGGTGCAAAAAAAGAAAGCGAACCGGAAAAATTAAATGCTATAGCTAGACAAAAAATGAGAGAAGAGTTTAAAACTCTTAAAATGGGATTAAGCGGAGTGAATTTCGCCCTTTCAAAAGAAGGTGCAATATGGCTGATAGAAAATGAAGGTAACGGGAGGATGTGTACGACTATGCCGGATATATTAGTTAGTATCTGCGGTATAGAAAAAGTAGTTGAATCCATAGAAGACGCCGCCACTACAGACACCCTGCTTTCGCCAAGTGCTACTGGACAGTTTATTACTAATTATAACAACATAATCTCAGGACCGCGCCGAGACGGCGAACTTGACGGTCCTCGAGAGTGCCATATAATTCTTTTAGATAACAACAGAACAAATATGTTAGCGCATGAAGAGTATAGCGAAGCACTTAGGTGTATTAGATGCGGTGCTTGTATGAATTTTTGTCCCGTATATGATAAGATCGGCGGTCATAGCTATAGAGCGGTATATCCGGGACCCATAGGAGAAGTTATAAGTCCTCAAATATTCGGTATGGATAATTATGGAGATATAGTCTCTCTTTGTTCGCTTTGTGGTAGATGTTCGGAAGTATGCCCGGTAGAAATTCCATTAGCGGATCTTATACGAAAATTAAGAAGAGATAAGATCGGCGAAGGTAAAAATCCGCCTATGGGAACATCAAATTTAGAAAAAAATAGAGCCGAACAAATAGCATTTAAAGGTTATTCCGCTATGGCAACCAACGGATTTATCTGGAGAACAGCTATGAAAAGCGCAGGAATATTTAGCAGTATATTACAAAACGGTAGATGGATGCCAGTAATAAGTAACTGGTTAAACTATAAAGATCTTCCGGATTTTAAATACGATTTACACAAAGAGATTAAACAGATACAAGGGGTTAGATATGAGTAG
- a CDS encoding rhomboid family intramembrane serine protease, translating into MTATPFLIAINAVVYFLEYFVYNSRSFSIFFGLNELFFEGAYWQLITTMFLHGSLMHILMNMAVLYQFGMLLERYLGSVKFLLLYIVGGVITSALSLSYLMFANVNLVGASGAISVLLGFMANLDRYSRKGLIIAILLMSFAPLLLGINIAWYAHLFGFAIGYLAAFLKVFR; encoded by the coding sequence TTGACAGCAACTCCGTTTCTCATAGCTATAAATGCCGTTGTGTATTTTTTAGAATATTTTGTTTATAATTCACGCTCATTTAGTATATTTTTTGGATTAAATGAACTTTTCTTTGAAGGAGCATACTGGCAACTTATAACCACTATGTTTTTACATGGTTCTCTTATGCACATACTAATGAATATGGCTGTATTATATCAATTTGGTATGCTTTTAGAAAGATATCTTGGATCTGTAAAATTTTTGCTATTATATATAGTAGGCGGAGTTATAACTAGTGCTCTTAGCCTTAGTTATTTAATGTTTGCAAATGTAAATTTAGTAGGAGCTAGCGGAGCTATAAGCGTTCTTTTAGGATTTATGGCAAATCTTGATAGATATAGTAGAAAAGGGCTTATAATAGCGATTTTGTTGATGAGTTTTGCTCCGCTTCTTCTTGGAATTAATATCGCTTGGTATGCGCATCTTTTTGGTTTTGCCATAGGCTATTTAGCCGCTTTTTTAAAGGTATTTAGATGA
- a CDS encoding class I SAM-dependent methyltransferase: MKDIKKTYDDFPYKSKPFANSSIYKLESIATLLGLSPAPVNNARVLEIGCSFGGNLIMSAISNPESEFIGIDISETQINLGKKLIKDMKIKNLKLMQLDISHATQELGKFDYVISHGVYSWVPDDVKNAILGGVESF, from the coding sequence ATGAAAGATATAAAAAAGACGTATGATGATTTCCCTTATAAATCAAAACCATTCGCAAATAGCTCTATATACAAACTCGAATCAATAGCTACTTTACTAGGTCTCTCCCCTGCTCCTGTTAATAATGCAAGAGTTCTTGAGATAGGGTGTAGCTTTGGTGGAAATCTTATAATGAGTGCTATTTCTAATCCTGAATCAGAGTTTATAGGTATAGATATCTCTGAAACTCAGATAAATTTAGGAAAAAAGCTTATAAAAGATATGAAAATTAAAAACTTAAAACTTATGCAGCTTGACATTTCTCATGCTACGCAAGAGCTTGGAAAATTTGATTATGTTATCTCTCACGGTGTTTATAGCTGGGTTCCAGATGATGTGAAAAACGCGATATTGGGGGGGGTAGAAAGCTTTTGA
- a CDS encoding LutC/YkgG family protein yields MSSKEIILNKIKSSGYKMPNIDVSAPSQNPSSHIISSDDDIYAEFTQRIVANKALLVESSPEKLNEDIQKIIDKETVKNLIYPDSLSFDVANLNIENKFKFDKPVDGFKAQIFDYDVSIIDARGGVSSHGVACIASSKSQPRLLSLTPKVCIALIKKDSIVKSLCDMLNKIKKEDGKLPTNVVFISGPSRTSDIELQLVLGVHGSQIFYAVTY; encoded by the coding sequence ATGAGTAGCAAAGAGATTATACTAAACAAAATCAAATCTAGCGGATATAAAATGCCAAACATTGACGTAAGCGCTCCTAGTCAGAATCCATCAAGTCATATAATTAGCTCAGATGACGATATATATGCTGAATTTACACAAAGAATCGTAGCAAATAAAGCCTTACTCGTGGAGAGTTCGCCTGAAAAATTAAATGAAGATATTCAAAAAATTATCGACAAAGAGACGGTAAAAAATCTGATTTATCCAGATTCTCTTAGTTTTGATGTTGCAAATTTAAATATAGAAAATAAATTTAAATTTGATAAACCGGTAGATGGATTTAAGGCTCAGATATTCGACTATGATGTAAGTATTATAGATGCTAGAGGAGGTGTAAGTTCGCACGGAGTAGCTTGCATAGCATCTTCAAAGTCTCAACCAAGACTTCTAAGCTTAACTCCAAAAGTCTGCATAGCTCTTATCAAAAAAGATAGCATAGTAAAATCGCTTTGCGATATGCTAAATAAGATAAAAAAAGAAGACGGAAAACTGCCTACAAACGTAGTTTTTATATCAGGACCTAGCAGAACAAGCGACATAGAGTTGCAGCTAGTTCTAGGAGTTCACGGATCGCAGATATT
- a CDS encoding (Fe-S)-binding protein, whose product MQDKVYLYATCLGSATMGRMVVSATKLLQNCGVEVIFKKDQTCCGQPSYNSGYFEESKKIALYNVELFSEDYPILVPSGSCAGMMMHDYVELFENDANYEKVKKFSSRVMDLCEFLDTQLPIKDKGDPIKVTWHSNCHALRVTKSIEHAKNLIKKLNNVELIELQREEECCGFGGTFAVKEPEISNAMAKAKIDDIKKTGVKYLISADGGCLMNIAGTMSKMGEDIKSIHLYDFLLKRTEGGLI is encoded by the coding sequence ATGCAAGATAAAGTCTATTTATACGCAACCTGTTTAGGCAGTGCTACTATGGGCAGAATGGTAGTAAGTGCTACAAAATTGCTACAAAATTGCGGCGTAGAAGTCATATTTAAAAAAGATCAAACTTGTTGCGGACAACCGAGTTATAACTCCGGCTACTTTGAAGAGAGTAAAAAAATCGCTCTTTATAATGTAGAGCTTTTTAGTGAAGACTACCCTATTTTAGTACCTAGCGGCTCTTGTGCCGGTATGATGATGCATGACTATGTAGAGTTGTTTGAAAATGATGCAAATTACGAAAAAGTGAAAAAATTTAGCTCTCGAGTTATGGATTTATGCGAGTTTTTAGATACTCAACTTCCTATAAAAGACAAAGGTGATCCTATAAAAGTAACGTGGCATAGCAATTGTCACGCTTTAAGAGTTACAAAAAGTATAGAGCATGCAAAAAATTTAATAAAAAAACTAAACAACGTAGAGCTTATAGAGCTTCAAAGAGAAGAAGAGTGCTGTGGATTTGGTGGAACTTTTGCTGTAAAAGAGCCTGAAATCTCAAATGCTATGGCAAAAGCAAAGATAGACGATATCAAAAAAACAGGGGTAAAATACCTCATAAGCGCGGATGGCGGTTGTCTCATGAATATAGCTGGAACTATGAGCAAAATGGGAGAAGATATAAAAAGCATCCATCTATACGACTTTTTATTAAAACGCACAGAAGGAGGCTTAATATGA
- the metE gene encoding 5-methyltetrahydropteroyltriglutamate--homocysteine S-methyltransferase has translation MSKSFITGFPRIGEQRELKFALESFWAGKSDFSEVERIAKELKVRHWKYQKDAHIDFISANDFSYYDLMLDNIVAFGAIPPRFDGLSGTDLYFSMARGNKTSVAMEMTKWFNTNYHYIVPELSKETKFSLNPTKILNEYKEAKAQGITPKINLIGPITFLALSKTTDGSCALCHLDALVEQYAKLLVEISKLDNEVVVQIDEPIFVTDKAEKLKDKIVLVYEKLCTNDNVKIIFMTYFEHANEAVKEIVKTKVWGVGLDFVHASCQKDSLEILKNSDKVLFAGLIDGRNVWVSDLDAKLELINKIKEYISSERLNIGTSCSLLHVPYTLKYEEKLSIKEWLSFAVEKLTEVKLLKKLANNEHFCESGEGLLAKNRAAIASRKTSELVNDKTVQERVKNLSKFERDTPYEERIKTQKAKFNLPELPTTTIGSFPQTPELRQVRNAYKKSLISQEAYEKDIKKYIDECIAFQEECGLDVLVHGEPERNDMVEYFGEQLKGYAFSTNGWVQSYGSRCVKPPLLFGDVSRPKAMTVDWISYAQSKTNKIMKGMLTGPVTILNWSFVRDDKPRSEIAKELALCIYDEISDLQNAGIKIIQVDEAAFKEGYPLRHENVSAYEKFAVDCFKLSVCSAKAETQIHTHMCYSEFNDIIKTIEAMDADVISIETARSGNELLKIFKSVGYKQEVGPGVYDIHSPRVPSVEEIATQIHALLEVLPKSQLWINPDCGLKTRKWEEVKPSLTNMTAAVKIVRLS, from the coding sequence ATGTCAAAAAGTTTTATAACAGGATTTCCTAGAATAGGTGAGCAAAGAGAGCTAAAATTCGCGCTTGAGAGTTTTTGGGCCGGTAAGAGCGATTTTAGCGAAGTTGAGCGCATAGCAAAAGAGCTAAAAGTAAGACACTGGAAGTATCAAAAAGATGCGCATATAGATTTTATAAGCGCAAACGATTTTTCTTATTATGATTTAATGCTTGATAACATTGTAGCTTTTGGAGCGATCCCACCGAGATTTGACGGACTTAGTGGAACTGATCTATACTTTTCAATGGCAAGAGGCAACAAAACAAGCGTAGCTATGGAAATGACAAAATGGTTCAATACAAACTACCATTACATAGTTCCAGAACTTAGCAAAGAGACTAAATTTAGCCTAAATCCTACAAAAATATTAAACGAATATAAAGAAGCAAAAGCCCAGGGTATCACTCCAAAGATAAATTTGATAGGACCTATCACGTTTTTAGCGCTTAGTAAAACAACTGACGGAAGTTGCGCGCTTTGTCATTTAGACGCCTTAGTAGAGCAGTACGCTAAGCTTTTGGTTGAAATTTCTAAGCTTGATAACGAAGTCGTAGTTCAGATAGACGAGCCTATCTTTGTTACCGATAAAGCTGAAAAATTAAAAGATAAAATAGTTCTAGTTTATGAAAAGCTATGTACTAATGATAATGTTAAGATTATATTTATGACGTATTTTGAGCATGCAAACGAAGCCGTAAAAGAGATCGTAAAAACTAAAGTTTGGGGCGTTGGGCTTGATTTTGTACATGCAAGTTGCCAAAAAGATTCTTTAGAGATCCTAAAAAATAGCGATAAAGTTCTGTTTGCCGGACTTATAGACGGTAGAAACGTTTGGGTAAGTGACCTTGACGCCAAGCTTGAGCTGATAAATAAGATTAAAGAGTATATCTCAAGCGAACGCCTAAATATCGGCACCTCTTGCTCACTTTTACACGTTCCATATACTCTAAAATACGAAGAAAAACTAAGTATAAAAGAGTGGCTTAGCTTTGCGGTAGAAAAACTAACCGAAGTAAAACTACTAAAAAAACTAGCAAATAATGAGCATTTTTGTGAATCAGGCGAGGGTTTGCTTGCTAAAAATAGGGCGGCTATCGCTTCAAGAAAGACTTCTGAGTTAGTAAATGATAAAACTGTTCAAGAAAGAGTAAAAAACCTATCTAAATTTGAAAGAGATACTCCTTATGAAGAGCGTATAAAAACTCAAAAAGCTAAATTTAATCTTCCTGAGCTTCCGACTACGACTATAGGTAGTTTCCCGCAAACTCCGGAGCTCCGTCAAGTAAGAAATGCTTATAAAAAATCTCTGATATCGCAAGAAGCTTATGAAAAAGATATCAAAAAATATATTGATGAGTGTATAGCTTTTCAAGAAGAGTGCGGTTTAGACGTACTAGTTCACGGTGAGCCTGAGCGTAATGATATGGTCGAGTATTTCGGCGAGCAGCTAAAAGGATACGCGTTTAGTACTAATGGTTGGGTACAAAGCTACGGTAGTAGATGCGTTAAACCGCCGCTCCTTTTTGGCGATGTGAGTCGTCCAAAAGCTATGACCGTGGATTGGATAAGTTACGCTCAAAGCAAAACAAACAAGATCATGAAAGGTATGCTAACTGGACCGGTTACTATCTTAAACTGGAGCTTTGTAAGAGATGATAAACCAAGAAGCGAGATAGCAAAGGAGCTTGCACTTTGTATTTACGATGAGATAAGCGACCTTCAAAATGCAGGTATCAAAATCATACAAGTCGATGAAGCTGCGTTTAAAGAAGGCTATCCGCTTAGACATGAAAATGTATCCGCTTATGAAAAATTTGCGGTAGATTGCTTTAAACTAAGCGTTTGTTCAGCTAAAGCGGAGACCCAAATTCACACCCATATGTGTTATTCGGAGTTTAACGATATCATCAAAACCATTGAAGCGATGGATGCCGATGTTATCAGCATAGAAACTGCTAGAAGCGGAAACGAGCTACTTAAAATATTTAAATCAGTTGGCTATAAACAAGAAGTAGGACCAGGAGTTTATGATATCCACAGTCCAAGAGTTCCTAGCGTAGAAGAGATAGCTACTCAAATTCACGCTTTACTAGAAGTTCTTCCAAAAAGCCAACTTTGGATAAATCCAGATTGCGGTCTAAAAACAAGAAAATGGGAAGAGGTCAAACCTAGTCTTACAAATATGACTGCAGCCGTTAAAATCGTTCGTTTAAGTTAG
- a CDS encoding ferritin-like domain-containing protein: protein MNFFDEVWEILNESRLEIKFFKFEQLFFKFKNDEYEFNVNFIPKSLTTPSYAKICDVCEMKDLKKHSQNKALATFLHSIAHIEYSAIDIALDACYRFLNLPKEFYFDWLEVADDEIKHFKMINEKLENAGYNYGDFTVHNGLFIAMQKTENSLLDRMAVLPRFMEANGLDANLFMMKKIANDKQKNYLLDILKTIHDEEIGHVKKGDKWFKFACKEQGVDPKEWMNIVLKHYPKAFHTKRELDVKHRLMAGFDQSELDKIIDLQEKQ, encoded by the coding sequence ATGAATTTTTTCGATGAAGTTTGGGAAATTCTAAATGAAAGCCGCTTAGAAATTAAATTTTTTAAATTTGAACAACTGTTTTTTAAATTTAAAAATGACGAATACGAATTTAATGTTAATTTTATTCCAAAAAGTCTTACAACTCCTAGTTATGCTAAAATATGCGATGTATGCGAGATGAAGGATTTGAAAAAACATAGTCAAAATAAAGCCCTAGCCACATTTTTACACTCTATAGCTCATATAGAATATAGTGCGATAGATATAGCACTTGATGCTTGTTATAGGTTTTTAAATTTACCAAAAGAGTTTTATTTTGACTGGCTTGAAGTAGCAGATGATGAGATAAAACATTTTAAAATGATAAATGAAAAACTGGAAAATGCGGGATATAATTACGGAGATTTTACCGTACACAATGGACTTTTTATAGCTATGCAAAAAACAGAAAATAGTCTATTAGATAGAATGGCTGTGCTACCTAGATTCATGGAAGCAAATGGACTTGACGCAAATTTATTTATGATGAAAAAAATCGCAAACGATAAGCAAAAAAATTACCTTTTAGATATATTAAAAACAATACATGATGAAGAAATAGGGCATGTTAAAAAGGGAGATAAATGGTTTAAATTTGCCTGTAAAGAGCAGGGTGTTGATCCAAAAGAGTGGATGAATATAGTTTTAAAACACTATCCAAAAGCATTTCATACGAAACGAGAACTTGATGTAAAACATAGGCTAATGGCTGGATTTGATCAAAGCGAGCTTGATAAAATTATAGATTTACAGGAGAAACAGTGA
- a CDS encoding SixA phosphatase family protein has product MKKIYFIRHAKATKETNNDFDRDLNDKGKMNAKFMGKRLKKHSVIPDMIFSSPAKRAIKTANLISKEIGYKKDIKTVKELYEASLESIFKFLNSLNDELNSVFIIGHNPSLTEICEFLSDSDIGNIPTSGIFCIEFEGSFEHIKESHAHALFFDYPKKH; this is encoded by the coding sequence GTGAAAAAAATATACTTCATAAGACATGCAAAAGCTACTAAAGAAACTAATAACGATTTTGATAGAGATCTAAACGATAAGGGTAAAATGAATGCTAAATTTATGGGTAAAAGATTAAAAAAACATAGCGTTATACCAGATATGATATTTTCATCGCCTGCAAAAAGAGCGATCAAAACCGCAAATTTAATATCAAAAGAGATAGGATATAAAAAAGATATAAAAACCGTAAAAGAGCTTTATGAAGCTAGTTTAGAAAGTATATTTAAATTTTTAAACAGTTTAAACGATGAATTAAATAGTGTTTTCATAATAGGGCATAATCCGAGTTTGACTGAAATTTGCGAATTTCTTAGTGATTCAGATATTGGAAATATCCCGACTAGCGGAATATTTTGCATAGAATTTGAAGGGAGTTTTGAGCATATCAAAGAGAGTCATGCTCACGCGCTGTTTTTTGATTATCCAAAGAAGCATTAA
- a CDS encoding methyltransferase regulatory domain-containing protein: protein MTDNGIMYVSYNTYPGWKYKDIIRDLMVYSSKNETSDIARLEKSKHMLKSYVEYINALPDGSMRKNGFSSVMLENAKNIADSYENFYILHEYLETFNDPCYFYEFVERAKNQDLEYLIDASMTPTYITCIDDLPQNSRPNERIQKEQYGDFLSNRAFRSSVLTTSKNASSITEALNGTFKKTDIDKLYFFGKFDITDNYIEDRNKAVKYQTTYEWIAQEFNSNYPNSLNSAYFLEKYPQKENEIYEALMKFICYGSINFTNIELKALAYKPNETRIKQNYENYIKYFSKESDPVIAMATALNLLVGEMTAQDARFALMFDGKNSIDDIVLAVKKFLKTGKQRFTRTKSDGTTVVVTDQAEIEATCTDYVLGLEQKLRNAYYFEAI from the coding sequence TTGACAGACAATGGTATAATGTATGTATCGTACAACACCTATCCAGGATGGAAATATAAAGATATAATAAGAGATCTTATGGTCTACTCTTCTAAAAACGAAACTAGCGATATAGCTAGACTTGAGAAATCAAAACATATGCTTAAATCATACGTTGAATATATAAATGCTCTTCCTGATGGAAGTATGAGAAAAAATGGATTTAGCTCAGTAATGCTTGAAAATGCAAAAAATATAGCCGATTCATATGAAAATTTTTACATTTTGCATGAGTATTTAGAGACGTTTAATGACCCTTGTTACTTTTATGAGTTTGTAGAGCGAGCAAAAAATCAAGATCTTGAATATCTTATAGACGCTTCTATGACTCCTACTTATATAACTTGTATCGATGATCTCCCGCAAAACTCTAGGCCAAATGAACGCATACAAAAAGAGCAGTATGGAGACTTTTTATCCAATAGAGCGTTTCGTTCAAGCGTACTGACAACGAGCAAAAATGCAAGTTCAATTACCGAAGCATTAAATGGAACATTCAAAAAAACAGATATCGATAAGCTGTATTTTTTTGGTAAATTTGATATAACGGATAATTATATAGAAGATAGAAACAAAGCTGTAAAATACCAAACAACATATGAATGGATAGCCCAAGAGTTCAATTCAAACTATCCAAATAGCTTAAACTCAGCCTATTTTTTGGAAAAATATCCACAGAAAGAGAATGAAATATATGAAGCATTAATGAAATTTATATGCTATGGAAGTATCAATTTCACAAATATAGAACTAAAAGCTCTTGCATACAAGCCAAATGAAACTAGGATAAAACAGAATTATGAAAACTATATAAAGTACTTTAGCAAAGAATCGGATCCGGTTATCGCTATGGCGACTGCTTTAAATTTACTAGTCGGCGAAATGACTGCTCAAGATGCTAGATTTGCGCTTATGTTTGATGGAAAAAATAGTATAGATGATATTGTTTTAGCCGTCAAAAAGTTTTTAAAAACAGGAAAACAAAGATTTACTAGAACAAAAAGCGACGGAACAACAGTAGTTGTAACAGACCAAGCCGAGATAGAAGCTACTTGCACAGACTATGTTTTAGGGCTTGAGCAAAAGCTTAGAAACGCTTATTATTTTGAAGCTATTTAA
- a CDS encoding methylenetetrahydrofolate reductase — translation MGGICIPERHEKKGDEDLRVAGKTIKGCEFFITQAVYNLENAKRFLDDYSNLNIKKVPIIFTFTPCGSLKTLEFMRWLGISVPKQFENRLFKSDDPLKASISLSLDMFEFLFKYGKAKGISIGANVESISTRKVEIEASVELVNGIKSIIS, via the coding sequence TTGGGCGGCATCTGCATACCGGAAAGACATGAGAAAAAAGGCGATGAAGATCTGCGTGTTGCCGGAAAAACCATAAAAGGCTGCGAGTTTTTTATCACGCAAGCCGTATATAATCTAGAAAACGCCAAACGATTTTTAGACGATTATTCAAATTTAAATATCAAAAAAGTACCTATTATATTTACATTTACGCCTTGCGGGAGTTTGAAAACGCTTGAGTTTATGCGTTGGCTTGGAATTTCAGTACCTAAACAGTTTGAAAATAGACTGTTTAAAAGCGATGATCCACTTAAAGCTTCTATAAGTTTAAGCCTTGATATGTTTGAATTTTTATTTAAATACGGTAAAGCAAAGGGTATTAGCATAGGTGCAAATGTAGAAAGTATATCTACTAGAAAAGTTGAAATCGAGGCTTCGGTTGAGCTTGTAAACGGGATAAAAAGCATTATTTCTTAA